The Acidiferrobacter thiooxydans region TGCAGGACGCTCATCCACGCATAGTGCATCAACTCCCGGTGCGGCGCGCCAAATAACGGCCGATCAGGGCACGGGTGGAGCTGTCGTGGGCACCCTCGCCGATGCCGCCGCGGATCTCGGAGGCGATGCGCCGCGCAAGCACCTTGCCAAGCTCCACCCCCCACTGATCGAAGGAATCGATACCCCACACCACACCCTGCGTAAACACGCTGTGTTCATAAAGCGCAATGAGCGCGCCCAGCACACGCGGCGTCAAGGCCTCGCCGAGAACGATAGTGGTCGGGCGATTGCCCTCGCACACCCGATAGGGGATCTGCGCCGCCGGCACGCCCTCTTCGGCAAGCTGCGCCGCCGGGCGCCCAAAGGCCAGGGCCTCGGCCTGAGCCAGAAGGTTGGCCATCAAAAGGTCCTGGTGACCCGGCAGATCGGCGGATGAGCGGCAAAATCCGATCAGGTCGCAGGGCACGGCCTTGGTTCCCTGGTGCAGCAGCTGATAGAACGAGTGCTGGGCGTCGACCCCGGGCTCGCCCCACACGATCGGACCGGTCTGATAGGTCACCGGCCGTCCGGCGAGATCGACGTGCTTGCCGTTGCTCTCCATCTGCAACTGCTCCAGATAGGCCGGCAGACGCGCCAGCCCGTGCGCATAGGGCAATATCGCCTGGGTCTCCATGCCATGGAAATTGTTGTACCACACAGACAGCATCCCCATGAGCACCGGCAGATTACATTCGAGCGGCGCCGACTGGAAGTGCTCATCCATGTCGCGAAAGCCGGCGAGCATCTCCCGGAACCGCTCGGGCCCGATGGCGATCATAAGCGCCAGGCCGACCGCCGAACCCAGGGAGTACCGTCCCCCGACCCAGTCCCAGAATACGAACATATGGGCGGCATCGATGCCAAAGCGCGCGACCTCCGCCGCGTTGGTCGAGACCGCGACGAAATGCGCGGCCACTGCCGCGTCAGAGCCCAGCCCGGCCACGCACCATTGGCGCGCACTGCGCGCATTGGTCATGGTCTCCTCGGTCGTAAAGGTCTTGGAACAGACGATGAAA contains the following coding sequences:
- the pgi gene encoding glucose-6-phosphate isomerase, translated to AFADKVRDGRWTGYSGKRIRTVINIGIGGSYLGPEMACQALRPFADPAIAVRFVANVDSEALRAATADLDPAETLFIVCSKTFTTEETMTNARSARQWCVAGLGSDAAVAAHFVAVSTNAAEVARFGIDAAHMFVFWDWVGGRYSLGSAVGLALMIAIGPERFREMLAGFRDMDEHFQSAPLECNLPVLMGMLSVWYNNFHGMETQAILPYAHGLARLPAYLEQLQMESNGKHVDLAGRPVTYQTGPIVWGEPGVDAQHSFYQLLHQGTKAVPCDLIGFCRSSADLPGHQDLLMANLLAQAEALAFGRPAAQLAEEGVPAAQIPYRVCEGNRPTTIVLGEALTPRVLGALIALYEHSVFTQGVVWGIDSFDQWGVELGKVLARRIASEIRGGIGEGAHDSSTRALIGRYLARRTGS